A genomic window from Struthio camelus isolate bStrCam1 chromosome 2, bStrCam1.hap1, whole genome shotgun sequence includes:
- the IL6 gene encoding interleukin-6, with protein sequence MKFWGGCWGRAAAALTPLLLLLLLPPAAAAPLPADSSGEAELEEAPARRAALPDCEALAWLLHSRAARLQEEMCEKFTVCENSMEMLVQNNLNLPKVTEEDGCLLSGFDEEKCLRKISSGLFAFQTYLEYVQETFTSERQKVESLCYSTKHLATTLRQMVINPDDVIIPDSATQKSLLVKLKSDKTWIEKITTHLILRDFTSFMEKTVRAVRYLKNTRSFSV encoded by the exons ATGAAGTTTTGGGGGGGCT GctggggccgcgccgcggccgccctgacgccgctgctgctgctgctgctgctgccgccggccgccgccgccccgctgcccgccgacTCGTCCGGGGAGGCCGAGCTGGAGGAggcgccggcgcggcgggcggcgctgcccgacTGCGAGGCGCTGGCCTGGCTGCTGCACAGCCGGGCGGCCCGGCTCCAGGAGGAG ATGTGCGAGAAGTTTACCGTCTGCGAGAACAGCATGGAAATGCTCGTCCAGAACAACCTCAACCTGCCCAAGGTGACGGAGGAAGATGGGTGTCTCCTCTCCGGCTTCGACGAG GAGAAATGCTTGAGGAAAATCTCCAGCGGGCTTTTCGCGTTTCAGACATACCTTGAATACGTGCAAGAAACTTTCACTAGTGAAAGGCAAAAAGTTGAATCGCTGTGCTATAGCACAAAGCATCTGGCAACTACCCTAAGACAGAtg GTGATAAATCCTGATGATGTGATCATCCCAGACTCAGCTACCCAGAAGTCCCTTCTTGTAAAGCTGAAGTCGGATAAGACTTGGATAGAGAAAATCACCACACACCTTATCCTCCGAGACTTTACTTCGTTTATGGAGAAAACTGTGAGGGCTGTTCGCTATTTGAAAAATACCAGGAGTTTCAGTGTTTGA